The Carassius auratus strain Wakin unplaced genomic scaffold, ASM336829v1 scaf_tig00027845, whole genome shotgun sequence genome segment tgctccaccctggggggcttccaccctgaccacacagttgtggtggtcttccgctccgccctggagggctctggcttcgaccacatggctgtggtggtcttctgctccgccctggtggacgccacattatgtccttcatggacttctgttttgtgtttttgttatgtgTCTGCCTGTGCCCCTCAGTtaatctggccctccgtccctccccctgaacctcctccggtcctcctccctcctggtctccccgTTTTATGTTTACATTCCTGGTGTTTGTtgcccatgtttttcttttccggccctccgtccctccccctgagcctccacctgcaagcctccctcctggtctctgtgttgtgtcttgtcatggagcgtctgggagccgctccgtagaggggggtactgtcacagtgtctgagttgttgttccctggggttccactagatgtcctcctttttcacggtgtctgtcaccagatcacttcctgttcccttattatttggtcaccttcctccttgttgtgtaattgattgtcccccaccttTCTCccgttccctcattatccttctgtctatttatacccggtctgtcttagtctgtgttacggagtccttgtttaatgttacagttatttcatgtccgtcatccttgccttgcctagtgttcGTGTCTTGTTCTTGTTAtgttttggattatgtttggttttgacccctgcctggactgtttacccctttggattatccctaaataaacgaCTTAACTGCAATTGGTTCTATCTCCGTGCCTCATTGGATCCTTGCCGTGACATTGTATTACTGCTTTTCTTGAATTTTTGGTTCCTTCTTTAAAAGCCAGCCATTAGATGCAAAACTTGTgttcttctttatttttcataactGCTTTTTTTCCACAAGATTTCAATAAGATATAGATCTAGACTGCTTTAGGACACTGGACTGGAATGCTATCATTGTCCTGCTGTAAGACACATGCtgtctgatgaagaaaaaaacacccaaTCCATTTTTGGGTTGACTACAGACCTGTCGCCCTGACATCTGTAGTAATGATGTTATTCTAGAGCCTTGTGTTGTCCCACCTCAAATCCATCACAGACCCTCTCCTGGACAACCTGCccctcccaaggttttttttctccattctgtcactgatggagtttcagttccttgccgctgtcgcctctggcttgcttagttggggtcacttcatctacagcaatatcattgacttgattgcaaataaatgcacagacactttttaaactgaacagagatgacatcagtgaattcaatgatgaactgcctttaactgtcattttgcattattgacgcactgtttttctaatgaatgttgttcagttgctttgacgcaatgtattttgtttaaagtgctatataaataaaggtgacttgacttgactcctcaGGAGCCTATGCCAGGATcgtgtttgtggacttcagctctgcGTTCAATACAATCATACCAGCTCTGCTACAGGACAAACTCTGCCTGCTGAATGTACCTGATTCCACCTGTAGGTGGATCATATACTTGCTGTCTGACAGGAAACAGCATGTGAGGATGGGAAAACATGTTTCTGACCCCAGAACCATCAGTACTGGCTCCCCTCAAGGCTGTGttctttctcctctcctcttctccatgTACACCAACAGCTGCACCTCCAGTCATGAGTGAAACTACTGAAGTAGTACTTGCAATAACCCCATTGGGTTTATCTCTGATGGGGATGAGTCTACCTATAGGTGGGAGATTGACCTTTCTGGTTCTTTCTCACCATCTCCATCACCATCTGGTATGCTGCTGCCACTGCCAAGCACAAAGGCCGACTGCAATGAGTCATCTGCACTGCTGAGAAGGAAATCGGATGCAACCTTCCATCTCTTCAGGACCTGTACACTTCCAGGACCCTGAAGCAGGCGTTTGAGATTGACTGTGGTTCATCAAAACCAGGACTCATGCcacaaaaacagtttatttatacTTGCAACTGTACCAATACCCATGGCCCATCAGGGCTTCTTAATCACGCCCATGGACTTTACACTTgacttatttgtttatatatatatatttttttaaactatacacaaacacatgtgTTGTTTCACATGTGTACATTTTAAGTTTAAGCTTTGAACATTTGCACTCCCCCACTTTATATATCCCGCACAAATGTAGAGTtaatgttcatgtttattttgtatttcatatttttctctttcagattttttttctctcactatGCTTTTTTGTATAGCTTTTACTAGTCGTTTTTTTAGAATTTGCTCATGTCATtgttctattatttattattgtttttattttatctttgtcaAGCACCAATTTACCAAGAACAATTCCTTGTACATCTATACATACAGTAATTGGCAATAAATGTAATTCTGATTCTGAAGTTTGACTGCAGGGCTTGGAAAGCAGCTTTAGATTTCTGTAAACATGGAGATGGTGtggtttaacaaaataaaagtatcacTTGGTCTGATTTGTTTAAGAGGGATTTTGGAATGTACTGCCTTCACTTTAGACATggctttaatatttatttgaattaagctTCTCAGACCTTCCTTGGTTTTCATTCTTTTGTCCACGCTCATTGATCTACAACTACATTACTTCTAATCTAGAATGTGCCAATAATACTGTCCAGGTAATTTCTCTGTGAAATTATCTGTAAtgtaataaattctaataaaaaaattgttttgttcaaCTGCACACCAAAAACATAAATATGCATATACCATAATATGTTTTAATGTCAACAAATGTAATGTCAGATCTGGAAACATTAAGGAGTCACTATTACCAACTTAAAGATTTTtccctcagtaaactcctaatttgccaCTTGTTAATAGTAAGTAAGGTAGTTGCTTGTAATAGTTAAGTTTATGTGGTAAGGTTAAGGGATATAAAACATGGTCATCCATTAATATGTGCTtgataagtactaataaacagtcaatatgctagTGATAAGCATGTAAATAAGCAACTACCTCATGCTCAAAATTGTTTCCAAATGTTTTGTgaggctgtgtgtttgtgtccctaTTTACATAGACACCAGTGAAAGGCAACAATCCATAATCATAATCTATTTTCACCACTCTGACCTAGAGCAGGATTAACACGTCAGTTCTGATCCTACCTAATTCATCCATAGATATCTGTAAAATCATCCTTCACAAAGCTTTTAATCCAAGGTGACAGTGAGGATTTCCCTGCTTGTATAGTTGAATTGAATAACATATTGAGCCTGTTATAATATCCATAATTATGGTGCTGTGAACTGTTGAAGGAATGTATGTACTTTTTCGATTCTAAAACTCTGCCATATTGTCTTGATTATGATTAAAATTAATAGATTAACATTATCGGTGGGAATATATACACCACATTAAAGTTCTCATTAGAAatcagttttaattaatttaaaatacttattCGACATTTCATTAACATCACAGCTCAATCAAAACATAAACAGCAATTTCATTTGCAAAGTGCTTTTTATTGTTACATTGCCTTGAATACATGCCTCTACAATCACAACAAAGCCAGTATAAGGAGTCCAACAGTAAGAGAGTTAAGATATTTTTCCTTTTGCTGCATTTTAGGAAGaaaaatcaaaaaaacaaaaagaatctTATGCACCGTTACGCTGGACTCGCTGGATGTACTGAAACTGGGACATAGTCTGTCCTCTCTCAAAACTGTCTTTTGGTTGAACCAATTGGgttttgtaaaaatacaaaaaaggaaAACTGACAGACTTTTTTTCTGCAAGTGGTAGTGGTCGCTCATTTCCCTGGGCTGAACACTTTGTGGTCTCTGTGTCGTCGGTTGCCATCAAATCCCAGTGCATGTCACCGCTTATCGTGTGTCACAGACAAGTGTTTATGCAGGGGAGACGGAGCTGGAAGACACAGACGAAGCCTCGGTCTTGGATGCAGTAGTGGAGGCGCCCTCTTCCTCCTCGAAGGGGTTCTTGCCACAGCACAGGGTGGTGATCATGCAGTGACGGAACTGCTTGTTCATGCAGATGTAGATGCAGGGGTTGTAGACAGCAGCAGTCTTGGCAAAGAAGGCTGGCAGTGTCATGAAGACAGGCCCAAATTCGCTTCCCTGGTGGGTGAAAATATACCAGGCCACACTGGCATAGGGGATCCAGCAAATCAAGAAGCCAATGACCATGATGACGACCATGCGGGTGACCTCGCGCTCAGCCCTCTGGGTGGTCTCGGACTCCTGCTGCTGGGCAGCGGCTTCTTTGACGGTGCAGACAAGACGGCCATAGCAGAAGAATATGACGATGAGCGGAATAATGAAGTGGACGATAAACATGTAGATGACGAAGGACTCATTGTTGTAGCCTGGGGCACGAGTGTAATAGTCGACTCCGCATGAGCACTGCATGCCCTCGGGGATGTAACGGGACCAGCCGACCAGGGGAGGCACGGCACAGGTGCAAGCCATGAACCAGGTGAAGACAACACCCATGATGGCGTGGTTCTCTCCGAAGCGGAAGTTGCTCACAGGCTTACAGACGACCATCCACCTCTCAAAGGCAAGCACCACCAGGGACCAAAGGCCCATTTCACCACCCAGGGTCGCGAAGAATCCTTCGAGGTTGCAGCCGACGCGTCCAAAAACGAAGTAGCCATGCAATGAGGTGTACATCGTTGTGGTGAAGCCACCGAACACCATGAAGAGGTCGGAAATGGCAAGGTTCAGCAGAATGTAGTTGAGAGGTGTACGCAACTTCTTGTGCTCGATGGTGACGTACAGAGTGAGGAAGTTGACGGGGAAGCCAGTGATAATCAGGAAGAACATGTACGCGGCCAGGCAGGCGTATGCCCATGGCGCCACCAGGTAGTACTGGGGATAGTCGTACGGGCTCCTAACAATGCCAGTGGCATTGGACATAGGCACGTAGAACATATCTCCCTCTGTACCGTTCATTGTTGCGGTTGGATGTTGTGCTCAGCCCCTTTCTGTGGTAGTGTTTGGATGGCTCGGCAGGACTATGGAAAAACGAGGCAGAACTGTGCCACGACTTGACGGGGCGAGCATGCACCCCGCTTTATAGAGACTCTCTTGGGATTAACTGATGTTTCCAGGCTGTCAGCATGAGTCTATTTAGGCCACAGCTAATAAAATAATCTCAGCCATCATTGCACTGCATTTCTGGCAATTTATCAAGCTATTAAGGTTGTACCTGACCAGCAGGTaagcagtgaaaaataaaaaaatgaacacctTCCTTTGGGACACAATGGCACACTTCCATATTGGATTGCAACATGTCAATGTCAGTACAGAGTGGAATGCATAGGTCTTGATGCATTCAAAGTATACATGTCTagatagtttgtgtgtgttttctgggaGGTGCACTCAAAACCTAGATGATTTTAGTGCCATTTTCAAACAGCTGATCTAAAGGAACCAGAAAGCTGCCAACTGTTTAACTACGTTCCTTAGTAATCATCAAATTTAATCAAGCACATTAATTCAAGAACACAAAACTCATTCATCAGTAACCAGTAATTTAATTCAGGATATTAAAACCAGTGCATTAAACACTAAAATGTATTTCCAATCTTCTATATTCTAGATTTTGTAGTGTCAGGTGGTCTAAGGCTACCCTTGGCACTATGAAATGCCTGGGTTGACATGCTCAAGGCTCAGCATATTTCACACATGTGGGTTTTTTGAAGAGGATTTAAAGATTACAGGAGAGTTACTCTACAACAAGGAGCCTTAAGCACATTAGCTCCTTGTGAGTCTGTCCACAATCCACACTGCATGAGCTACAGGTGAAAAATAGGCTGTAATTGGTCAGTATAGTCTTAGTCCGCATTCTGTTCAGTAATTTAAAGCTATTTTAACACTAAATATTTACACAATCCGAAGTAGGCAAAAATACACTGCATGAACAGAAATGTTTTGTCAACAATGTTAGTGGGGCTgttttttgtgagctcagtaTAGATGTACTCCAAACAGCCAACGTTTCAGATTTTACATTGAAACTATTACCATTAAAAGTTAAGCATTAATGTAGAGACAAAATTATGCAACTGAACCAAATCTTTTTGTAACTCATTTTCAAATTGAATTCAGCCCAATCACTGTGGACAATAGATAGTCAGTCATTTGTTTGGTAATTGTAAAAGGCTGATATATGTTGTTCTTATCTATTTATTAATGCTGATGCACAAGTGTTAAATCACAGATAAAATATGAGGTGTTTACACTGATGACACTATAACTGAAACTCATTAGATCtgccaaaaaattattttgcttttattattatttatttagtcaacATTGGTGATGATATTTTACAAATAGCACACGCTACATGATCACATTAGTTTTTGTAAACAGTGGACAAATGcattaatttcttattattattcccaTATAATCTAATTcttaaaatatacttttgttGTTGGTGTAACCTAATGTTTTCAGGTTGGCTCGATCCACCCCTCCATCTTTTTTCCAACCTGCTTGTTCTGTGTAGGGGTTGCGGGGATGCTGTGGATCTAAAATTACAAGTGATTTGCAGAGTTATTTTTTACGTGGGTTGTGCTTCGGCACTGCTCCTCTATGTGGATGAAGCTGTGATCAACACATCAGAGGAATCAGAAAATAAACTCAATATTTGGTGGAacaagaggtgctctcccctcccGGATCATCACTTGAGAGTGATTTGGTTACAGAGAGGGGTGTGGTTGGTTTAGTTAATTGTATCAatgttgttttagagaaaaaataaataaaaatgttccaagaaatggactgtgcagaatataaataataataataatatattaattaaaataagatgtgcatttattatttaataacttgtcttaatagattaatttaaaacctgttaactgtcactcacttTTTTGAAGATatacttgaatgtgcatgatacaaacctaaatttttataattcatgactgaaaatattttgtaacatgattttgatgtgccatttacatggtaatgcaatgtctgattttaaaatgggttttaaaggatgaattttgagattttatgttttcaagtgatatataacttctgatgatttctaaaatgtgatagagaaaaaggcaacgaggaagtcttttttttttttaaacaaaggtcaaagctccttttgtaatgtagatttctgagggtgcactcttgtcataaattcatctattacttttcctacataatttttaacaaacaatattggtataatatatatttgggagtcttagacctttccaacgatatatagtttgtcaagattagattaaatttgattgtaatatagtatatgtCACGgtgtgacatttaacaggttaaaagatGCATGTGCTTAAAATTGtatatctaatatgtgaagacatataaaatttgtatcttgttatccctgggacacagtatgaaagttaatccattacagagtttcagagattgagataactaaaaaaataacttGTGTAGTGCAATGCGAAATGAGAGCAAGATTGGATGACCAAGATAATAgatattttgattcaaaagccataggcattttacaataggaaaggaactagttgcttaaatatttaaattaaattattatagttacaataataggaattctttttttccatttaggaattcttttttttagttAGGAAACATTACTTCACcaataccagattattctgaatcatgtattcATGAAAATGTgtgattgaagtctttattttaccatatggatgtcatgctgttataaaaggaaagttaattttgttttattgcagtatacttagataataaaggtagctgatttctgcattttgcaaagagaaaaaatgcttgctatcttcctgcaatgaagaacttgctttactaacatagaataagagaactgctgttttcaaccagatgattttgtttttattaagggaccacaGAAAGAGGAGgttgaaaattagaaaaagagctgactgcTCAGACAAAATTTAGTCAGAAGTTACATTCAgtaggtacatttgattaatgcagtctcttgTGTGTTAAAATTTCAGATGacttctggaacagtgcctttaCAAAAGGAAGCAATGAACTGGAGTCTGTAAAGTGGCAAAGaagcaaacacagctgcagagagaagaagagggaggggctgatggatgttcccctcccctcctgaaagagaagaacacacttcagcaaggagaaagactgaattaaagcaggaaaaggtgaatctttcacttgagaattttcctgagggtgaaaagaacattatgaaatgcaaaactctggcagaaagcaaccagaagccagactgagaagagacagacaaacaacggagaccgtacacacaacatcaggtctttaagtgccatcacagactgatgACCCAGTgcaacagcccaggctgatgatgtcaccagaaggacttccatcccttcagtgCACAGTTGCTGCATATTCAGTGAACAGTATAGAGAcggcttcaaatgttaattattttattttaatattttattaactatattaatcttgattattcattGGTCTCACAGCACTTCTTCAAATTCTGTGTTATAACTAACattctcaatctgcttttcaataggttccagtccagccttatgtcttaaatatatatatattttttttgacagacagaagtgagtacttgactcaccaatcagataaacatggagctgaaTTTGGCATAGTAAGGCAGTTTCATCAACCAACTGGGGAAAAACACAACTGAATACTTGATAACAATGCTGCAACCTTTttggggaaaagaaaaaaagggtatcttgatgaacaatagaaaaaatatatatatggttgagaaaacagaaatattggtcactccaatTTGTTTAAAGGTATTTAAAGGCAagactgaataaaatattgaataaaaaaatattccaaaaatccaaaatcatgaaatcacatatactgtcatcactggggat includes the following:
- the LOC113079369 gene encoding rhodopsin produces the protein MNGTEGDMFYVPMSNATGIVRSPYDYPQYYLVAPWAYACLAAYMFFLIITGFPVNFLTLYVTIEHKKLRTPLNYILLNLAISDLFMVFGGFTTTMYTSLHGYFVFGRVGCNLEGFFATLGGEMGLWSLVVLAFERWMVVCKPVSNFRFGENHAIMGVVFTWFMACTCAVPPLVGWSRYIPEGMQCSCGVDYYTRAPGYNNESFVIYMFIVHFIIPLIVIFFCYGRLVCTVKEAAAQQQESETTQRAEREVTRMVVIMVIGFLICWIPYASVAWYIFTHQGSEFGPVFMTLPAFFAKTAAVYNPCIYICMNKQFRHCMITTLCCGKNPFEEEEGASTTASKTEASSVSSSSVSPA